Genomic window (Oncorhynchus masou masou isolate Uvic2021 chromosome 26, UVic_Omas_1.1, whole genome shotgun sequence):
ctggtccttctatgtcatggaaagagcatgatTTGTACATTAAGATtatgctcccgagtggtgcagcggtctaaggtactgcatcacagtgctagaggtgtcactacagacaccctggtttgaatctagGCTGTATCAAGTGATTGGGATTCGCATAGCGCGGCGTACAATTGAACCAGCGTCGTCTGgctttggccggtgtaggcagtcattgtaaataaaaatttgtcctgatttgcctagttaaattaataaaaaataaatggtaaCAAATCCTTCCTCTAAAGGACCATTATATGGATTATATTTAGTGATAATCCCCAAAAGTTCTGAACTTTTTTGGTTCTTGTTTGATGAGGAATCACTCCTGTGCTTTGTCTGTCCACACAGGCCCAGCAGTAGAGATACCAGTGTTTACTCTGGTTAGTGAGGGGACGAGCATGGCCGAAGCCCAGCAGTTCTGCAGGAATTACTACGAGGAACTGGCCACCATCTTCAATGCTGAGGACCAGGTAGCAGCTCTGAGAGCAATGTCAGCACAGAGTCTCACTGACGCTGTCTGGGTCCACTCCCAATACAATGCCTTTTGGCCCAAACTGGACTATTTGAATACACCAAATGCAAAGTGTGTTATTCATGGACAAAGTGCAAAAGTATGGCTTTTGAGAGATTGCACAAGTTCATGGCACTTTGTGTGCCAGAAAAGTAAGTTGATTTTGCATCCATTCTCTCCCTTGTCTGATATTTGTAAACTATTACTCCAAAGTAATGTAAACACTTTACTTGAAGGGGGTTATTCATTCTTAACACCTTGGTACAGTACATAGTACATTTCAAATAATGTCACCTTTATGAGTTACAGTATCCTTTGACAACTGTCTATGTACATTTATTTAACATCAATGTCCATGTCTTTCAGGACATTTTTAGGACAATTGTGTATTTTCTGTCCTTAGGCACACAATCAAACATTTCCTCAGAGCTTAAATATTACATGGGTCAAAGTTCATTGACGTGGGAGGAGGCACAGACGGCTTGCCGAGCCAATGGAGATGACTTAGCGAGCATCCTCACCCAAGAGGATTACACAGCATTCCAAAGCATAACAGAAACACAGCAGGTTGATATGTGGATCGGACTCTACTGGAAGACTTCTACCAGAATGTGGGTGTGGTCCAATGGGGACCTCTTCCCATACTGTGTGTCTGAGCCTCAACTGGGTGCTAGTAACTGCTGCTCCCTGACCCGTCAGGGCCATGGACAGACTGAACACGCCTCCCTGGACAAGATAGACTGCTCTCTGAAGAGACCGTTCCTTTGCACAGGAAGTAAGACTGACATCTTTTATTGAacagattatatatatttttttcttattttggttaggtcagggtgtgacatgggtgatatgtgtgtttttgtcttattcTAGGGTGTTTGCATTGTCTTGgtgtttttgtagatttatggggttgttttcatctaggtgtttatgtttgtctatggttgcctagattggttctcaattagtggcaggtgtttatcgttgtctctgattgggaaccattttTAGGTCAGCCAtcctctttgggtattttgtgggttattgtctatgttatgttgcatGTTAGCACAGTGTTTATATAGCGGTCACGTTCGTCTtattcgttttgttgtttttgtttcagtgttcttcgtgttcttcattaaataaagaagaatgtattctaaccacgctgcgctttggtctactccatatgacgatcgtgacagttactcaggcccagaagccaggatataattggtagcattggagaGAAAACTGTTAAAGTGTCTTAGACTATAACAGAAATTTATGTCAGGCGAAAATCCGAAGCAAATCCGaccagaatatatatattttttagctcCCATGCTCTTGTTATGGAAACATGTTGTTTCTATGT
Coding sequences:
- the LOC135514547 gene encoding uncharacterized protein LOC135514547, with product MWLPTVLAVFLGAAPDLFFSQQSLDEPFSDTRAFETSYCSQGIKVDKDFSGKDLLMVYERDCNYCQLACTQNPQCSWFSYVVKEFYCFQKYSFGQPTMTIHTGVTSGYTRKGCSEGPAVEIPVFTLVSEGTSMAEAQQFCRNYYEELATIFNAEDQVAALRAMSAQSLTDAVWVHSQYNAFWPKLDYLNTPNAKCVIHGQSAKVWLLRDCTSSWHFVCQKSTQSNISSELKYYMGQSSLTWEEAQTACRANGDDLASILTQEDYTAFQSITETQQVDMWIGLYWKTSTRMWVWSNGDLFPYCVSEPQLGASNCCSLTRQGHGQTEHASLDKIDCSLKRPFLCTGKKRMKQTIVRMSLKSNSGADLNDPVVKEQMLEQIRKELAKNGNFIQGLSWRELPNGDVFRKTVELGSPEEGQCGSG